The Henckelia pumila isolate YLH828 chromosome 2, ASM3356847v2, whole genome shotgun sequence genome includes a window with the following:
- the LOC140883679 gene encoding uncharacterized protein, whose translation MCSGSDREETLVEAALRVLNTEDPFEKASLGAEVANKWLQGIITCPFDEFLDLPVPDRPARLANVKLVSPSEMPKLGKAGSLQSRQAIVHSLVHTESWAIDLSWDIIARFGRQESMPKDFFTDFVKVAQDEGRHFILLAARLKELGSFYGALPAHDGLWDSAIATSNDFLARLAVEHCVHEARGLDVLPTTISRFRKGGDEKTADLLEKIVYPEEITHCGAGVKWFRYVCSRSMNLLMCSNKDELLRDMEDEVIQKFHATVKDFFRGPLKPPFNEPARRAAGFAPQWYEPLAVKTISTDSNS comes from the exons atgTGTAGCGGCAGTGACCGGGAAGAGACTCTAGTGGAGGCGGCGTTGAGAGTGTTGAACACAGAGGACCCATTTGAGAAAGCAAGCCTCGGTGCTGAAGTTGCCAACAAATGGCTTCAAGGAATTATTACCTGCCCATTTGATGAATTCCTCGATCTTCCCGTACCTGATAGACCCGCCCGACTCGCCAAT GTTAAATTGGTGTCACCCAGTGAGATGCCAAAGCTGGGAAAAGCTGGGAGTTTGCAAAGTAGACAGGCGATTGTGCATAGTCTTGTGCATACTGAAAGCTGGGCTATTGACTTGTCTTGG GATATAATTGCTCGGTTTGGTAGGCAAGAGTCTATGCCAAAAGATTTTTTCACTGATTTTGTGAAAGTGGCACAAGACGAAGGTCGACACTTTATCCTGCTCGCAGCACGACTCAAGGAACTCGGATCTTTCTATGGAGCATTGCCAGCTCATGATGGTCTGTGGGATTCAGCTATTGCCACTTCAAATGATTTCCTAGCACGCTTAGCAGTTGAACATTGTGTCCATGAG GCTAGAGGGCTTGATGTGCTGCCAACAACTATATCTCGTTTCCGGAAAGGAGGAGACGAAAAAACCGCTGATTTATTGGAGAAAATAGTTTATCCAGAAGAGATAACACACTGTGGTGCTGGAGTCAAGTGGTTTAGGTATGTATGTTCGAGATCTATGAATCTATTGATGTGTTCCAACAAAGATGAACTTTTGAGGGACATGGAAGATGAAGTGATTCAGAAATTTCATGCGACTGTCAAGGATTTCTTCAGGGGGCCACTCAAGCCACCTTTCAATGAGCCAGCAAGAAGAGCTGCTGGATTTGCACCTCAATGGTATGAACCTCTTGCTGTCAAAACCATCTCCACAGACTCAAACTCATAA